GCTCAGGGATTTGAACCACCTCTACCTGAGTCTACACATGCCTGTGTTCCATGCCACAAAAAGTGATTTAAACTGGGCAGGTAGATAACTGAGGATAAACTATCCAAAAATGTCAACTATTCCCCAGAGGGTAGATGAAGCATGACAACTCTTTCATcaatagaattttaaaaggagCAAAATTTTACATACTTCAGCTTTACTGTGGTattagttttattggaacattaGTCACACATGATGTTAAAAAtactggagaattacatggactgaaAATGATTCAAAGACTTTAGACAAGGGTCGAATGGAGACAAAAGAGGAGAGGATTGGAGGgaaaggatggggaggagggtaaTCTGAGAAAGTGGGGAAGTGggggggagaaggagagggagagaggaggagaggtgagagtgtggaggaggaagggagtTGTGTGGCAACACTCATTCTAAGCTAAGACCGTTTCCATGGCTAGAAGATGAACAGATATTTGTAGCATGAAGAACTACTCTCCACCCACTCCCATACCCCACTCAGGGAGGATCTGAATAGAACTTTTTGTCCATCTTTGGTCTGTTTTCCACAAAGCAGCTGGAGTAATCTTTCTTAAACATAAATTGAATGATTTAACTTTTCAGCTTAACACCCTTCAATGGATTCCCCCTGCTCTCTGAATAAAACCCAAATTTCTACTATAACCttctgtgtgtgcttgctaaatcacttctgtcatgtccaaatctttgagaccccatggactgtagcctgtcagactcctctgtccttgggattcctcaggcaagaatactggagtggattgctatgctttcctccaggggatcttcccaacccaggaatcaaacccatggctcttaatctcctgcattgagagtccagttctttaccactagtgccatctgggaagcccctgtaacCTTCTAGGCCTGCATAATCTGCCCCTGCCCACCACTCCAACGTCATAGGAGCTGAGACTTctcctgccacagggcctttgcacacactGCTCCCTTTGAAAAAATACTCTTCCCAGCATGCTTCAGTGCTCATATGTGATCTCATCACAAAGGCTCTCCCTGACCGCCATATCTTAAGTGAGTTTCCCTTCTTGTCTATCATTTCACCATTTCATTCTCTTCATAGTGCTAATAGTAATTGTGATTATacatattgtttttctgtttctgtatcttcttCACTAAATTTTTAGGCTCCTGAAGAAAGAAACTATATCTCTTTGCTATACCTGCTGCCAGTGGTcttgtttatttaataaatacctGATGACAATGATGTCTCCCTGCAGTGTTCAGGGTGGCACACACCATCCCTCAGAATGGATCAGATCTAAgccctagcggtaaagaatctgcctgccattgcaggagtcgcaggttcaatctctgggtcagaaagatcccctgcaggaggaagtggcaactcactccagaattcttgcatggaaaatttcatggacagaggagcctggggaggctactgtccatggggtcatgaagagtcagacacaagtgagcacacacaGACAAGATAAAGAAAGGCAGTCAGTACTTGCAGTGGTTTGATGAGGTCTCTGAATAGTCAGATGTGGAGTGAATACAGGGGTCAGTGAGCTCTGTTGTAATAAAAGGAGTGGTACTAGAAATCGTCTCGTAAAAACTAGAGATGTTTAGGCACGGCTTTGAAGTCAAAGAATGAATAAGGAAAAACTAGTGTGCTCTGCTTGCCATTGAGGGCAGGGTTGTAGTGCAGTCAGCAAACTGTAAAAAATGATGTGTAGACTTTGAACACTGAGAATTGTTGTTTGTTCCCGGGAGatttgtgtgtgggtgtatgctacacacacacacacacacatacacacacagagggtTCTAAGAGCTGCCCACTGGTGACCAGGAAGAAAGAGCACAGCTGTCCTCTCAGGGGGCAGCCTGAAGAGAGCCCTGGGAGCCCCAGAGCTCCCGTCGGACTCTTCCCCTTCAGCCTCCGCCACCCATCCCCTGGAACCACCCCCTGTCCCCTCCACGCACCCTGTTCTGTCCTGAGTTACTCAGGCCCTGGGAAATGCAGTGCTGAAGTGTGAGTTCTGTATGCTCTGCCAGGTAGGAGGGATCTTAGGGGGTCTCCTGAAGGACAGGGGACCTGGTGTTGGTTTGAAGTGGCAGCCTTGGGTTGGAGAACGGCAGACCTTAGGCAGcacgtctgctgctgctgctaagttgcttcagtcgtgttcgactctgtgcaaccccacagacggcagcccaccaggctcccccgtcccttggattctccaggcaagaacactggagtgggttgccatttccttctccagaggcagcACGTCTAGAcactgacatttttcttggagaaTGTTTGATTTTCATTCACTGGTTCATTCATATGCTATTGCTTTCTTTTGGATTGTGGGAATAATCTAGTTAGGATACCGTGAAAAACATTTTCTGTCATTTATAAATCTCGTTGGTGACCCCCATTCTCTAACCTAGTCTGTTATAGGCACACAAACTTGTGAAACAGGTGCTTTTCTCACATCCCTCTTCCCGAGACCCCAATGTGATGACAGCAGTTTTCCACCGGGGAGGGTGGCCTGGAGTTCAGCCACTCCCTCATGGGTGGGACTGTGAGCTGTGTGTGTGGGGAAGGGGACACTTCTCTCAGAGAAACAGCTGCTACTTAGGCAGTAGTCCAGACGGAAGACCTCCCTGGCTGGTCTCCACAAATATGCTCAGGCAATATGTGTGACCCtgagcttccgtggtggctcagatggtaaagaaattgcctgcaatgcagaagacccatgttcaatccctggatcaggaagatcccctggacaagagcatggctatgcactccaggattcttgcctggagaatcccatggacagaggagcctggcaggctatactccatgggctttcaaagcgttggacacaggtgagcgactaacactttgactttcctcTGCCACAGTGTATCTCATTGACCATGAGCATCACCCAGGGTCCTTGTTAAAAATACCGGTTCTCTGGCTCCCTCCTGAGATCTGGACTGTGGCCTGGGAGTATTTCCTGAATAGTTCCCAACCATCCAGGTGATTCTTCTGATCAGGGACTTTTGGAACTCACTGCCCCAGAGGGAGGGGATCcttcaggggtggggggaggctggcATTTTGACCACTCTTTATTGATCCTGCTTCAGCGAGGACTTGAAGGAAAAGCCTTCCCGGGAGAGCAGCTTGTGGACTGCCTCACTGAGAACAAACAATGAAAGAGCCAGGCTTCCAGTGGGcttgatttctttatttataaaccAGTCTTCCAACCTTCCTGAACTTCTTAAATTCATCTCAGGTTGTAGAGTCTGTTATCCTGACAAGTTGGGAGTGACAAACCCTATTTTATGTCTTTGAATGTTGCTCCCAAACACCAACCTTGAGAGCTGGCACCATCATGGAGGGGGGTTGGGAAGGGAGGGGTgtgcatgaaaattaaaaaaaaaaaaaaagttttagtcCTAGAAGCCTTTCGATCTCTTCCAGAAGGAAAGAGTGTAAAGTTACCCCCTTAGAACAGATCATTCGCAATTATATGGTCATGTGGCAAATTtgctcctttattttttaaaatcagttcatCCGAGTCGTTTTTACCTTGGTAACCAAAATAGCACAAGATTAATCAAAGAGCAAAAGAGATGATACAGATGCCTCTGTAATCCTGTGCAGCTTTCACACAACTCTTAATTGGGAAgggtgtgaatatatatatgtatatattatatattctatgttgtgtacacacacacacacacacacaaacacactgagaaTGCTAATAATGGTCTAAAATAGCagtttttccagtccagcatttataCTACATAATAACATTGTAACACACTGCTGTGCTTTAAATGACAGCAGAGGAGAAATTTTCACTCATTATACATTTTAGGGCtgcaactctgtgcaactctgtgtttggggagatttttgatacATAAACCTTCCGATATGGTCAGATTTCAGTGAGgcttatggattaaaaaaaaaccaaaaaacttgaTCCTCAATGTGAATTtgcatctctctcagaattttataATGACAAAGGTATGCCCTGTAAAAATGGTGCATTCtttaccccactccagttctggaTAGAGAAGCCACGCAACCAAACCAAAGGATGGCTTGAAGGCCCCACCACTTcagattattaaatattttggataAGAAGTGTCCAGTTGCCCTGGGCAGATGGGGCCAGGCTGATGCAGGGGCTTTGCAGAATGAATACATTCAGTGTTTACACCATGGACCACtgatttcaaaaattatattaaaattcttACTCTTAAGAAGCTGCAAAGTAGCAAAGCTACTCTTTGCTTGCTTTGTTAGTTCTTTGGGGGCAACCTGAGTCCCTCCATATTCCATGTCTATGCTCTCGAGAGTGCCTCCTTTCATGCACAAAGCCCCCGAGTTCAAGTGCGCTTGGCTGACCACAGGATAGCAGCCCCCTACCCAATGTGACTGTTTACAATTTTAAACATAAATCCACATCCTGGAGTCCTAACATAGAGTATTATGCTAATATACAACAATGAATGATCAGAGACATGTAACATTCACAGAGTATATAACAACATAACTATTTAGCAATGGAGTCGTCTAAGTTTTGCAACCTAATGTGAGTGAACAGACATCTGACATCTTGGAGTTAATATAATTCTGCACTGAGCTTATGAAGACTGTGATACTGAATAAAAGAACATACTTTCACAACCATGAGGAGTTATTACTGTGCAAAATACAACTAAATGATTATTTTCCGTATGTATGATTCCCAGATGGAAATTatggatacaaaataaaaatttccagtgTCTGTTCTGGTGCCTGTCTTAGGAATAGCAACAGCAATTATCACAAAGAATTCCACAAACATAGAGTCATTAAGACTATAAcataagtaggaaaaaaaaccCCCAAAGCAGAAATATGTTACAAATGGCATCATAACACATATTTGTCTTGCTATTAAAAGTTAAAGTCTTCCAGAACTTCTCCATATATACCTTAATTCATCAATAAATGTGATTTTCATTGGttaaagtgaaatgaaataaaacacttaGCATATTTTTGCCTCTGGCTGTAGAGATGTTATACATGAAATCCAAactgatgttttttttttaaacttggtgtTTTccactttatcttttaaatatgtaaaatatcttCTACTGCTGGCTCCGTTGGTTTCATGGTTTTGTAAGAGAAACAGAAGTGCAGAGCCCTGACCCAGCTTCCTCTGCGAGGCCGCCTCAGGTGAGTTCAGCCTCAGGTGTCCAGCAGGGTGGCCTGCCCCACCAAGAAGCCAGCTGCAGGTTCATCAAGTGGTCTGGGTGAAATTCCTCACCATGCAAGCATTTCTGTCAGCATCAACTCCTATATTCACAACAAAAAGCATCacgaacagaaaaagaaatcagggctgaaggaggaggagaaccaGGTCTAATTggtgaaaaggaacaaaatgggCATTTCTTTCCTGAGGTGCCTGCTTCCTGTGATACTTCCCCTGAGGGAAAACTTCAGCAGCCACGGCACTGAAAgattcttccattttcttcaggAGGAAAGGTTCGAAAAAGTGGACCTTTGCGAGGAAATACTGCAGACTTCCAAGTTGGTGAAAGAACTCCCAGCGTCGCTTGGATACTCTGGGTAGGAGGAACTGGAGGAGATGATATTTTTGAGCCTCTGGAGGGCGATGATTAAAAGCAGGAGCAGGAAGGCTAACAGGCTGAGGAATATGGACACATAGATGTAGACATTTGACAGGTGGCCCGAGGACGGGTCCACCGATGTGGACAGGGATGTGGGAAACAGCTGGAGGAAAGTCCCGTTCTCCACACTCCCCGAGAATGCAGAGGGGGAGTCAGGTGCAGACATCGTTTCGGAAGGTCACAGAATGCAGTGTATGAAAAGTCAGTTTCACACAGGGCTTAAAAGGGACAGAACCAGCATTCCTTCTGCTGTGATAGCATCAGCAAGCACTGCAGCACAGCAGAGCTTCTCAGTTTCCAAGCAAAGGCGGCAGGTACCAGGTGTCCATTGACACtgcaaaaacaaagacaaaaaacccCAGAGAACTGAGTGCATTATTCAGAAAGAAGTCACATTGACTCTCAtttccagttttcatttcagcATGGCTTACTTATAAAATCCATCAGGGAGGGGTAAAAATGAAATCACTTTCCCAGGAACAAGTAATGTTCCTGACTTTATGTTACAAATGATGATATAAAAATGCACTTTTATTTGATCTCATAGTACCCTAGGTGCCAGGTTTctccaaaataaaaaggaaagtacATTTCTGGTGTGTTCCATCTGCTGAGATTTCAACAGATGCTCCAAGCCTGCTCTGAGAATAGGACCCCAAAAGTTAGCTGCAAACCTTCCTCCTCCAGAAAATGAATTCCCTGCACTGTCCAGCCCACTAGCACAACTTTTTTTGACCACTATTTCCTTCTAGCATGCTTTGGAGAATCACTGCATGTGCAAGCTTGCTTTTCATATTTGCTGACTTGTTTATAAAAGCGTATCTCTCTGGGGTTGGTGCCATTCCTACATATTTGTTTCCTTTCAGGTCTGCCTCTGTACTCTGTTCTGCATATTTTAGGCATCGAATAAAAAAGCCTTCAGATTGATCAAAGCTGGATTTCCTCTTAATAACAGAAAGAGTACTGGGTTTGCTGTTAAGAGCCGTAAGTTTGAGGCCTGAATTCTCCTTTATCTTAAATTGCCTAGCTTCTgagcttcatttttctcatctgtaaaatagtatAGTACTGCCCCCACTGCACACTGTGTCATGCAGGGATCAAGATAATAGACAGGGAAGCACCCTGTGAATTGTTAAAATTGGGCCAAAATGAGCTCAGTGTATGTGTGCATGGTGGGGGGAGGTTCATCTGTGTGTGGGGTGTAcgtgtatgtgttgtgtgtgggggatgtatgtggtgtgtgtgtgggtatatgtggtgtgtgtgtggggggtgaggggtgtgatgtgtatgggtgtgtgtgtgggtgtacgtgtggtgtgtgtatatatttgtatggTATGGTGTGTGTGGGATGTGGGGTATATAAGGGGGGTATGGGTGtagtgtggtgtgtgtatgtgtggtgtgtgagggGGGAGgtgcgtgtgtatatgtgtgatgtgtgtgaatGCGTGCAGGGAAAGAAATGCTCTTGGCCATGTTCCCCCTCCTTATGTGGTCCCTGTGAGGAACGCCAGAAACAAAGTGGACGGAGCCAGGCAGGCATCCTGGGAGGGAAGGTGTGTGATTCTGCAGGCTCCAGgcgtgggtgtgggtgtggtgtgTCTCTACCGCCCTCGCCTCCGTGACTGGAGAAGTCCCAGCCAGCTTCTGCCTAGTCCGTGTGGGGGCGAGGGAAGCAGCCTGAGGGAGAATGGTCCCTCTGATGGATGACTTTCTTTCCTCAAATCCGGCAAAGATGCTCTTCCTAGCTCTTTATGGCATTGGACCATTTGGTTGTAAATTTCCAGATTTCCTGGCATCAGATGTAGTGAAATGCTGATGCAAAAAAACATCCTCTGTACCCTGACTTTCCCGTTCCCTAACCTCTGCCTGCATTTTACCTTGACAACTTGCCTTTCCTTTCATTCCTCAAATCTAATTAAGTGACTGATTCCTTGAGGGGCTAACAGTGGCCGCTGTGGCTGTGGCTGAGCGGCACTAATGATCCCCAAGAAGGAGGGACCCTCTGAGAGGGCTGCCCTGGCGGCAGTCAAGCCAGCTAACAATCTCAGTGACTCCTCAGAGGAGGCCATGGGACAAGCTCTTAGTATTTCCTAAAATAATGCGACTCCCACTCCTCATTACACTTTGGTGATTTTAATTCCATTAGGCTGCTATAGGCTCCTAAGGatcctttgaaaaaaaaagaatcacagtgGGACTGCAAACGTGTTCCACTGATCTGGTAGTAATACCATGCCTTATACAGCAGAAAAGTGCCCTAGCCATTCATCTGTAGGGAAAATAGCAGCATCTCAGAGACagcatcctggagaagggaacggctacccactccagtattctggcctggagaattccatggactgtatagtccatggggtcacaaacagtcagacatgttCTGATAAGACCTCCTAAGTCTAGCTGAGGAAACTAAGGACAAAGATGCTGTCTTGCATCGATATgacaaaaataaatgtatctaATTAGAAGATAAGCGAGGACTTCCACCTTTTATACCATCCAGTCTCAATTTTCCTATCCTTTGGTAGTAATGATTTTATGCCTTCTTTTTCTGGCATCGGTAAGAAGGTAGGGGCTGTGCATTTTGTGTTCACACAAACTAGTTTGTAGGAGAGGCAGAGCAggaattattattcccattttgcagatgaggaaactgatcaACAAAGAAACTGTGATTTACTCAGGGTTCACAGCTAGTCAGTAACAGAGGACAGAGAGGAACCCATGCCTGAACTGTGTTCTTAGTTTGCTCAACTGTGGTAGGAAGAGAAAATGACGACACTCAGTTAGTTCCTACCTGCCACTTCGGACATGTTCACAGTTCAGTCTTAAtattggttttcccatctgtCCAATGATACCTTTTCTATCTCTCCACAAGCTCCTAAGTTAGGATGTGACACTGTGTCCAAAAT
This DNA window, taken from Capricornis sumatraensis isolate serow.1 chromosome 12, serow.2, whole genome shotgun sequence, encodes the following:
- the SERTM1 gene encoding serine-rich and transmembrane domain-containing protein 1, producing MSAPDSPSAFSGSVENGTFLQLFPTSLSTSVDPSSGHLSNVYIYVSIFLSLLAFLLLLLIIALQRLKNIISSSSSYPEYPSDAGSSFTNLEVCSISSQRSTFSNLSS